The DNA sequence AACGCCTACCGGGGCGTGGGACTCAACGACTGCGTCCTCTCCGCCCGCCGCGCCGTGGACAGACTCCGCGCCTAGCGGCCCATCCCCGTCTTGTCCATCATCCGGCGCCAAAGGGTTTTGGCCTCCGTGCCGGAGGCCGTCACCAGCGCCGTCTCCCCGAGCACCCTGTCGCCCAGCATGAGCTTCACCCCGCCCGCCTCGGCACCGGCGGCCACCGGGGCGGCCAGGGCCGCCGGGGCGCTCACCATGAGCTGCAACTTCCCGGCGTCCTCCTTGCGCACGACGGTCTCCAGGGCGTCCCTCGCCGTCAGGGACACTGTGGGCGCAATCCCGTTCGTCACGGGCACCGCGCGGCCGACCGTCATGCCCGCCGTGACCGGGCGCACGCGCGTCACCATTCCCAGGCCCTGCTCCAGCACCTCCCCGGCGCTTTCAAACCGGCCGCGTTTCGTGTCCCCCATGACCACGGCGATGACGCGCACGCCGTCGCGCGCCGCCGTCGCGGTGATGCAGAAACCCGCGGCGCGGATGAACCCGGTCTTGATCCCGTCGCAGCCCGGCACCACGCCCAGCAGCTTGTTCGTGCTCGCCTTCACCCCGTCCGACTCGCGGAAGACAAGCTCCTTGCGCGAGGTCCATTCCAAAATCTTCGGACGCCGCACGCACGCCCGGCCCAGGATCGCCATGTCGCGCGCGGTGGTCAGGTCGAAGGACTCCCCCTTGGAGGGGGGAAGCCCATGAACGCTGTGGAAGGAAGACTGTGTCATGCCAAGTTCCTGGGCGCGCCGGTTGCACGCCTCCAAGTACTGCGCCTTGCCCCCCCAGAGCCCCTCCGCCACCGCCATGGAGGCGTCGTTCGCCGACGCGACGGCAACGGCCAGCATGAGCGATTCGAGAGGGTGCTTTTCCCCCATCTTCACGTACACCTGCGTGCCGCCCATCCCCTCGGCGTTCTTGGAGACGGGAATGATGGTGTCGTAGGACCACTTCTTCGCCTCCACCCCCTCGTCCACCATGAGCATCATCATCATCTTGATCATGCTCGCGGGGGGCCGCCGCAGGTCCGCATTCCGGCTCACCAACTCCATGCCCGTCTCCGCCTCAACACAGTAAACGCTCTCCGGGAGGGCCACGTAGTACTCCGCCGTGCCTTCGGCGGGAGGGGAGGGGGCGGACGGGACCAGGGAGCAAAGCAGGAAGGCCGTCAGAAAACTCATTCCAGGAAATCACCTCCGGCGCGCCGAACACGCGCGTCTCCGCGCTGCGCGCCCGTTGGGGGTTAGACGTTTTGGATAATGCTGTTCAGTTCGCCAATGGTGAAAGGTTTCCGGATCACCCCCATGACCCCCATCCCCTCCACGTCGGCGGACTGGGTGCCCGTCATCATGTACAGGGGAATGTTCTCTGTCATGGGCTCCGCCCGCAACGCCCGCACGGACTCCCGAAGGACTTCCGCGGGCACGTCGGCGTCCAGGAGGATGACATCCGGCCGGACGTCCAGAACCGCCTCCAGAGCCTGCCGGTGGTTGACCATCCCCATGCAGGCGATGTTGCGGTTTCGCAAGCCCGCGGACACGAACTCTAGCATTCCGGGATCGGCGTCCACCACGAAGACACATCGTTTTTGGTCGGATTTCACATAGGCGGCAAGGGGGTCGAAGGCCCCGTCAAACCCGTCGGAACCGTGCACAAGGCGCTCGACGGTCTCCCCCAGCTCCGCCACGCTGAAGGGCTTGTTGATGAACTCCGTGCGGGGAAACTGCTCGCGCAGGGGGGCGGCGGAGAAAAGGCTCTCCATGGTGAACACCACAACGGGCTTTTCGCGGGTGGCCGGCTGACCGCGGAGAATCGCCAGGGCGGTTCTGCCGAGCACGTCGTCGGCGACCTCGTCCATCAGGATGACGTCCGCGTCGGTCGCGCCCAGTTGTCGCAGGGACTCCTTGCCGGCGGGCAGCCAGGCGACCTTGCCGACCCCGCGAACGCAGGCAAGCGCCAAAGCCGTCTCCTCCCGGGCACTGAGCACGAGCAGCCGCTGGTCTCGAAGCGCCGGCGCGACCTGGACGCCCTCTTCACCGGGGAACGCGGCCGAGGGCAGGGTCACCGTGAAAGCCGAGCCCTTGCCGGGGGCGCTGTCAATCCGGATGAGGCCGCCGTGGGCGTCCACAATCCCCTTTGCGATGGAAAGCCCCAGACCGGCGCCCTCGTATTTCCGCGCCTTGGAGCTGTCCACCTGGAAAAAGCGGTCGAATATCCGGGCATGGTGCTCGGGGGCGATTCCAATCCCCGTGTCGCGCACGGTGATGGCGGCCCCGCCGCCCTCCTGCGCCTGCAGGGTGACACTGATTGTGCCGCCGCCCGGCGTGAACTTGACCGCGTTGTTCAACAGGATGCCCAGCACCTGGGAAAACTTGTCCCGGTCCACCCAGACAAAGGCCGGCGGCCCGGCCGCCGACGTCTCCACGACAAGATTTTTCGCCAAAGCGTCGGGATGCACGGCCGCCACCGCCTCGCCAATAAGGGCCTGCGGGGAAACCAGGGAGAGCACGGGGGTCACGCCCTTGATCTGCATTCGGCTGTATTCCAGCAGCTGGTTGATCAGGGCAAGCAGCCGCTCCCCGTTCCGCTCGGCGATGCGGACCACGTTCAGCTGGGCCTCGGTCAGCTCCCCCACCCCCCCGGTCTTCAACAGCTCAATATACCCCTGGATGGTGCTGAGCGGGGTGCGCAGCTCATGGCTGACATTGGAAAGGAAACTGTCCTTCGCACGGTCGTGCAGGCGCAGCTCCTCGTTCGCCCGCTCCAGCTCCCGCGCGCGGGCCAGCAGTTTCTGCTGCATCTTCCGGATTTCCGCGATGCTGGTCGCCACAAGGGAGAAACCTGCGTCCGCGGCGGTCTCCCCCCCGGGCAAAACCGCCGCCGCCACCACCACGGGGACGGGTTTCCCGTAGATGTCCACGAACTCCAGTTCCTGCCGGGCGCCGCCCTCGGCCCTCTCGGTGCTTGCCAGCAGGTTGAGAAGGCGGGGCCGCCCGGCGGTCTCCACCAGTTCCATGATGTTCACCCCGAGCAGCAGCTCCTCCGTCATTCCCAGCAGCGACGCGAAGCGCGGGTTGACAAACTGGATGCGGTTGTCGCCGTCCACCGTGACGAAACCCTCGTTCATCGAGAGGAGCAGGTTGCGCAGGCGCTCCTCCGAGGTGCGCAGGCGCCGGGTCTGCTCCTCCACGAGGCGCTGGAGCCCCTGGGCGTACTGCTCCACCCGGCGGCTGAGGGCCACCTGCTCCGTGATGTCGCGGACCGTCGCAATGGTCGCGGTGTGTTTTCCGTGGCGGTTGGTGATGGGCGCGCCGTTGAACAGAAGCACCTTCTCCCGGCCGTTAACCTGGATTCTCACCTCGTACTCCGAGGAGATGCCCCGGGCGCGCCGCCGCAGATGGTCGCGCACGGGTGCCATGTCAAAACGCTCCGTGAGCGTGGTTACGTTGTTCCCGATCAGCATCTCCCGGGTCACCCCGAAGATGTCCAGAAAACTCTGGTTGACGAGGCGGATCACCCCGTCGCCGGTGCTGAGGACGAAGCCGTCGGAAATGTGCTCTGCGAGGATCCAAAACCGCTCGGTAATCTCCTCGGAGTCCTCCCCGGTGCGCATCACGGAGAACATCACCACAAAAAGACCCAGGAACAGGCTGCCCAGACCGAGAACGCGCGACGCGCGCGCTATGTCGGGGTCTTGCATGAGCTGCACGGGGATGTCGCCGGGGCCGGTGAAGAAACTGATGCCCGCACCGACAATCAACATCAGGATGCCACTGAGCATGATGAAGCGCTCAAGCTGGCTGGTCCGGTAGCGCGCGATGAGGTTGCCCCCGGCATAGAGGGGCAGGGCGATGGAGATGAGCAGCGTTCCGGCCCGCAGCGGCAGGCTCTCAAACTGCTGGGCAAAGACCAGCCCCCCGAGCCCCATCAGCACCGGGATGACATAGTTGGTCACCCGGCGCTGGGCTTCGGCCCGGCGTCCGAGACGCGCCCGCGCGTCGCCCGCGCGGCGTCTGCCCTCATTCCTGCGAAACATGGGATTTCCGTTGCTTCTGGGCCGCTATGGCCGCTCCGGCCAGCTCGTCGCACCGCTCGTTGAGCGGGTCGCCGGCGTGGCCCCGCACCCAGCGAAAGGCCACCGCGTGCCGCGCGGCCTCGGCGTCCAGACGCCGCCACAAGTCCTCATTCAGCACCGGACCCGTCCGGCGCCGCCAGTTGTTGCGCTTCCAGCCCGGCAGCCATTCGGTGATGCCGCGCCTCACATACTCGGAGTCCGTGTGAAGCACGACCCGGCAGGGCCGCTTCAGCGCGGAGAGCGCCTCTATCGCCGCAGTCAGCTCCATCCGGTTGTTGGTCGTCTGGGGCGCCCCGCCGGACAGCTCCCGCATCCGGCCGCGAAACACCAGCACGGCCCCCCAGCCGCCCACGCCCGGGTTGGGGTCGCAGCCGCCGTCGGTGTAAATGACCACCGTGTCCTTGTCAGGGCCTTCCACGCATCGCTCCTCGTTCATTCACACACCTGCCGCCAGCCGTTCAAGCAGGGCCGCCACCCGTTCATGACGCCCGCGGACCGCCAGGTCCCGGGGCGTGAGCCCGTCCGCGTTGCGCGCGTCCAGGGCCGCCCCCCGCGCAACCAGCAGGGTGACCGTGTGCCCCCGGCCAAACACCGCCGCCGTGTGCAGCGGCGTGTCCCCGAAGTCGTCCACCGCGCCCACCGCCGCCCCGTGGTCCAGCAGCCATTCCGCGGCCGCCCGCCGCCCGCACATGGCAGCCACATGCAACGGCGTCATGCCGGTGATGTCCTTCGCGTCCACCTCCGCGCCGTGCGCGTCAAGCACCTCCATCGCCGCCACATTGTCCACCCCGGCCGCCATGTGCAGCGGGGTCTTCAGCTTCCTGTCGCGGGCGTCCACCGCCTCCGGCGCTTTCTCCAGCACCCCGCACAGGGCCTTCACGTCCCCCCGGATGACACAGTCATGCGGACTGGGCGCGCACCCCGGGAGGGCGAATACCGCCGCAAACAGCGCCATTAAGGGCAAAACGCGTAAAAAAAGCGCTCGCATCAGGGGGCCGCAGGCTCAGGAGTGTCCGTAACGTTAATCAATTCGCCTCCAGCCGCCAGATTTTCCGGCGTGAAAAGACGCGAGGGCAGCACCACATTCCGGGGCACCTGCCCGCCGGAAAGAATCTTCAGAGCGTATTCGACCGCCTCGCGTCCCCCTGTGGGATACTCGAAGGAAACGCTAAGGATGCCCTTCTCCACATAGACCCGGCCCTCGTGGGGGAGCCCGTCAATGCCCACAAAGAGCATCTCCTTCTCCCGGCCTGCGGCCTTGGCGGCCAGATAGGCGCCGTAGGCGCCGGGGTCGTTGTGGCCGTAGACCAGGTCTATCTTCGGGAACCGGGCCAGGGCGGACTCCATCTCCCGCTGGGCGTCCGGCTGGAGCCACTTCATGTCCGCGGAAAAGATCGTCTCTATGGCGGCGTCGCCCAGCCCCTTGACGAACCCCTCATGCCGGTCCCGACCGGGCACGCTGGTCTGGAGTCCCATCAACTCCACAATCTTCCCCTGGCCGTTGAGCTTTTCGCGGACCCATTTCCCGGCGGCCTCGCCGATCAGCCGGTTGTCCGCGCCGATGAACATGGTAAAGTCCTCACCGAGCAGGGCCCGGTCAAGCACGATCACCGGAATGCCCTTCTTGTAGGCCTCGGCGACCGGCCCCGTCAGGGGCGCCGCCTCGCGCGGACTGATGATCAGCAGGTCCACCCCCTGGTTCACGAACTCGCGGACGTGATTCTGCTGCACCAGCGTGTCGTTCTGGGCGTCCTTGAAGACCACCTTGAGCGTGTCGTGCGCCTTGGCCGCCTCCTCAATGTCCTTGTTCATCTGCACGCGCCACGGCTCGCCCAGATTGCACTGGCTCATGCCGATCAGGAAGGCTTCTTTCTCCGCAGCCGCTGCGGGGACACCTTCCTCCTTTGGGGCCGCGGCCTCCGGCGTCCCCTTGGAACAGCCGAAAAGCACAGCCCCCCCGGCCAGCAACGCCGCCAACGCAAGATTTCTGAGATT is a window from the Candidatus Hydrogenedentota bacterium genome containing:
- a CDS encoding PAS domain S-box protein; translation: MFRRNEGRRRAGDARARLGRRAEAQRRVTNYVIPVLMGLGGLVFAQQFESLPLRAGTLLISIALPLYAGGNLIARYRTSQLERFIMLSGILMLIVGAGISFFTGPGDIPVQLMQDPDIARASRVLGLGSLFLGLFVVMFSVMRTGEDSEEITERFWILAEHISDGFVLSTGDGVIRLVNQSFLDIFGVTREMLIGNNVTTLTERFDMAPVRDHLRRRARGISSEYEVRIQVNGREKVLLFNGAPITNRHGKHTATIATVRDITEQVALSRRVEQYAQGLQRLVEEQTRRLRTSEERLRNLLLSMNEGFVTVDGDNRIQFVNPRFASLLGMTEELLLGVNIMELVETAGRPRLLNLLASTERAEGGARQELEFVDIYGKPVPVVVAAAVLPGGETAADAGFSLVATSIAEIRKMQQKLLARARELERANEELRLHDRAKDSFLSNVSHELRTPLSTIQGYIELLKTGGVGELTEAQLNVVRIAERNGERLLALINQLLEYSRMQIKGVTPVLSLVSPQALIGEAVAAVHPDALAKNLVVETSAAGPPAFVWVDRDKFSQVLGILLNNAVKFTPGGGTISVTLQAQEGGGAAITVRDTGIGIAPEHHARIFDRFFQVDSSKARKYEGAGLGLSIAKGIVDAHGGLIRIDSAPGKGSAFTVTLPSAAFPGEEGVQVAPALRDQRLLVLSAREETALALACVRGVGKVAWLPAGKESLRQLGATDADVILMDEVADDVLGRTALAILRGQPATREKPVVVFTMESLFSAAPLREQFPRTEFINKPFSVAELGETVERLVHGSDGFDGAFDPLAAYVKSDQKRCVFVVDADPGMLEFVSAGLRNRNIACMGMVNHRQALEAVLDVRPDVILLDADVPAEVLRESVRALRAEPMTENIPLYMMTGTQSADVEGMGVMGVIRKPFTIGELNSIIQNV
- a CDS encoding ankyrin repeat domain-containing protein, whose protein sequence is MKALCGVLEKAPEAVDARDRKLKTPLHMAAGVDNVAAMEVLDAHGAEVDAKDITGMTPLHVAAMCGRRAAAEWLLDHGAAVGAVDDFGDTPLHTAAVFGRGHTVTLLVARGAALDARNADGLTPRDLAVRGRHERVAALLERLAAGV
- a CDS encoding substrate-binding domain-containing protein, whose amino-acid sequence is MQTNLRNLALAALLAGGAVLFGCSKGTPEAAAPKEEGVPAAAAEKEAFLIGMSQCNLGEPWRVQMNKDIEEAAKAHDTLKVVFKDAQNDTLVQQNHVREFVNQGVDLLIISPREAAPLTGPVAEAYKKGIPVIVLDRALLGEDFTMFIGADNRLIGEAAGKWVREKLNGQGKIVELMGLQTSVPGRDRHEGFVKGLGDAAIETIFSADMKWLQPDAQREMESALARFPKIDLVYGHNDPGAYGAYLAAKAAGREKEMLFVGIDGLPHEGRVYVEKGILSVSFEYPTGGREAVEYALKILSGGQVPRNVVLPSRLFTPENLAAGGELINVTDTPEPAAP
- a CDS encoding D-alanyl-D-alanine carboxypeptidase produces the protein MSFLTAFLLCSLVPSAPSPPAEGTAEYYVALPESVYCVEAETGMELVSRNADLRRPPASMIKMMMMLMVDEGVEAKKWSYDTIIPVSKNAEGMGGTQVYVKMGEKHPLESLMLAVAVASANDASMAVAEGLWGGKAQYLEACNRRAQELGMTQSSFHSVHGLPPSKGESFDLTTARDMAILGRACVRRPKILEWTSRKELVFRESDGVKASTNKLLGVVPGCDGIKTGFIRAAGFCITATAARDGVRVIAVVMGDTKRGRFESAGEVLEQGLGMVTRVRPVTAGMTVGRAVPVTNGIAPTVSLTARDALETVVRKEDAGKLQLMVSAPAALAAPVAAGAEAGGVKLMLGDRVLGETALVTASGTEAKTLWRRMMDKTGMGR
- the rnhA gene encoding ribonuclease HI, whose protein sequence is MNEERCVEGPDKDTVVIYTDGGCDPNPGVGGWGAVLVFRGRMRELSGGAPQTTNNRMELTAAIEALSALKRPCRVVLHTDSEYVRRGITEWLPGWKRNNWRRRTGPVLNEDLWRRLDAEAARHAVAFRWVRGHAGDPLNERCDELAGAAIAAQKQRKSHVSQE